From the genome of Candidatus Polarisedimenticolaceae bacterium:
GTTCTTCGAGGCGGGCCACTCCCTCCACATCGGGACGCGCGGCGCCGACCTCCAGCCAAGCGGCACGCGCGCCTGGGCGGTCGAGGTCTCGGCCGACCGCGCCCACATGACCGTCTTCGTCATGACCGCCGGCGCGGTGGCGCTGCGCCGCGACCTCGAGGGTCAGCCTGAGGTCGCGCTCACCTGCGGACGTGTCGACGATCACGTGACCTGGCAGGCGAAGGGCCACTGTGTCGAGGTGCGCCCGGCGCGCGTGGCGGAGCGTGAGCGCGTCACGCGGCAGGCCGAGACGTTCCGCGATCATCTGGCCACGATCGGCATCACACGCGACCTCACGGCCGGATGGCGCTACTGGCCCTGCATCGCCGTCCGCTTCAAGGTCGCCGAGCTCTTCAACCAAACCCCCGGCCCCGGCGCGGGCGAGCGCGTCAAATGAAGGCGCCGATCGCGCTCGAAACGCTCACGCCGTGCTTCCAGGGGATCATCCCCTCGTTCTTCTACACGTGCTCGAAGGCCGGCGTCCCCAACTGCGCCGTGATCAGCCACGTGGAGTACGTCGATCCCAAGCACGTCGCGCTGTCGCACCAGTTCTTCAACAAGAGCAAGCGGAACATCTCGGAGAACCCGAGCGCGATGATCCGCGTCGTCGATCCCGACGACGGACAGTGCTACGAGCTGCGCGTGCGCTACGTGCGCGCCGAGACGACGGGCCCGGTCTTCCAGTCGATGAACCTCCGCATCGAGGCGATCGCCGCGCACTCGGGGCTCAAGGGGATCTTCAAGCTCTTGGCCGCCGACATCTACGAGGTCGTCTCGGTGGTGAAGGCGCTCGACGAGGTCGGCATCCCGCGGGTGAACGACCGCAGGGCGCAGGGCGTGCTCTTCACGATGAAGGCGCTCCAGGAGTTCACCGACCGCATTCACCGCGCGACCTGTCTCGAGGGTCTCTTGGACTCGATCCTCGAGGCGCTCGAGAGCCTCTTCGGCTTCAGCCACTCGATGATCCTGCTCGTCGACGACAAGCCCGGCCGCCTCGTCACGATCGCGAGCCGCGGCTACCCCGAAGCCGGCGTCGGCGCCGAGGTCGGCGTCGGCGACGGCATCATCGGACTCGTCGCCGAGGCGCGAAAGCCGATCCGCATCTCCGGCCTCATCCGCCAGATGCTCTACGCCTACGCCGTCATGACCCGCGCGCAGCAGCAGGGCCTCTGCTCCGAGAAGCGCCGCATTCCCCTGCCCGGCCTCGCGCACCCCGAGAGCCAGCTCGGCATTCCGCTCACGGCGCGCGGCGAGCTTGCCGGCGTCCTCTGCATCGAGAGCGAGAAGCCCTACCGCTTCCACGAGGAGGACAAGATCTACCTCGAGGTCCTCGGCGGCTACCTCGCAATCGCGATCCAGAACATGCTGCTCCACCAGCGGGCCGAGGACGATGTGGAGTCCGCGGCAGCGCCGCAGGCCGCCGCACCCACCTCTCCGACGAACGGCAAGAAGCGAGAGATCGCCTACTACGCCGCCGACGAAGTGATCATGGCCGACGGCGAGTACCTCGTTCGAAGCCTGCCCGCGCGCCTCCTCTGGAAGTTCCTCACCGAGCGGCAGCGTGACGGCCGCACCGAGTTCACCAATCGCGAGCTGCGCCTCGACAAGTCGCTCGCGCTTCCCGCGTACAAGGACAACCTCGAGAGCCGCCTCATCCTCCTGCGCAAGCGTCTCAAGGAGCGGTGCCCCGAGATCCGGATCGTCCCGAGCGCGCGCGGGCGGTTCGTCGTCGATGTGGGTTGCGAGCTGAGGCTGGAAGAGCGGTAATCAAGACAGCACAATCCGGTACCGCAACCCCTCGTGCCCGCCGAACACCGCGGGCTTCGTGAATCGCTCGTAGAGCACGCCGCCGTTCCCTTCGATGACGCGCTGGCTGGCGACGTTCCAGGGATCGGTCGTCAGCTCGACGAACGGCATGCCCATCGCGCGCGCGTCGGGAAGCAGCAGCTTCAAGGCGAGCGTCGCGTAGCCGCGCCCCTGCTTCCACGGTACGACCGCGTAGCCGATGTGCCCGAGGCAGGTCGGGGGAAGGTCCGTCGTGCCGGGCTGCCAGCGGAATCCGATGCTGCCGCAGAACTCGCCGTCCCACATCCAGCGGTGGTAGCCGGGAAGCCTTGCGACCCGTGAGCCGTCCGGCAGTGTGATCGTCGTGCCCTTCGGGTCACGGTCGAC
Proteins encoded in this window:
- a CDS encoding GAF domain-containing protein produces the protein MKAPIALETLTPCFQGIIPSFFYTCSKAGVPNCAVISHVEYVDPKHVALSHQFFNKSKRNISENPSAMIRVVDPDDGQCYELRVRYVRAETTGPVFQSMNLRIEAIAAHSGLKGIFKLLAADIYEVVSVVKALDEVGIPRVNDRRAQGVLFTMKALQEFTDRIHRATCLEGLLDSILEALESLFGFSHSMILLVDDKPGRLVTIASRGYPEAGVGAEVGVGDGIIGLVAEARKPIRISGLIRQMLYAYAVMTRAQQQGLCSEKRRIPLPGLAHPESQLGIPLTARGELAGVLCIESEKPYRFHEEDKIYLEVLGGYLAIAIQNMLLHQRAEDDVESAAAPQAAAPTSPTNGKKREIAYYAADEVIMADGEYLVRSLPARLLWKFLTERQRDGRTEFTNRELRLDKSLALPAYKDNLESRLILLRKRLKERCPEIRIVPSARGRFVVDVGCELRLEER
- a CDS encoding GNAT family N-acetyltransferase, translated to MDLVWPSKHYLPGYVDALTRGWSSDNTRGRDAADEQLAAIAHDADAFLASIVDRDPKGTTITLPDGSRVARLPGYHRWMWDGEFCGSIGFRWQPGTTDLPPTCLGHIGYAVVPWKQGRGYATLALKLLLPDARAMGMPFVELTTDPWNVASQRVIEGNGGVLYERFTKPAVFGGHEGLRYRIVLS